From one Humulus lupulus chromosome 8, drHumLupu1.1, whole genome shotgun sequence genomic stretch:
- the LOC133798077 gene encoding ankyrin repeat-containing protein BDA1: protein MDTRLLKASQTGSTVMLHQLLQENPLILHTHDLFSSDNPLHVASMAGHVDFIREIVRLKPEFGKQLNEDGFSPIHIASAKGYLEIVRELLRVDQGLCRLEGRNKWTPLHFAASRGWSNLVKDFLLVCPQSLEDVTVQKETSLHLAIKNSQFEVVDVMLAWIKEKKRDDILNMRDEFGNSVLHLATWRRHRQVVEWLIGFGNTTTGGTLVVNSVNKSGLTALDLLLIFPSEAGDREIDELLRKAGAKRANDTLFSSSPSSFEYNTNQQTMETHCTSESEDDLLYFRFKKGRDSPSDARNALLVMAVLMATATFQVGINPPSGVWQDSDPNGNGTTPKHVAGSSILGSYSQVSFTLFVVFNSLGLSLSLYMITILTKNLPMQLEFQLCVTALYFTYYTGLTSMAPLNGIRTVIVVLSGVLPPTIPHLVKLTRLIIMKSKIVLQYLSKSLC, encoded by the exons ATGGACACAAGGCTATTGAAGGCTTCTCAAACTGGAAGTACCGTGATGTTACACCAATTGCTTCAAGAGAATCCTCTCATACTCCACACACACGATCTTTTCTCATCAGACAATCCCTTACATGTCGCCTCGATGGCTGGCCACGTGGACTTCATCAGAGAGATTGTAAGGCTAAAACCAGAATTTGGGAAGCAATTGAATGAGGATGGTTTCAGTCCAATTCACATAGCTTCTGCAAAAGGGTATTTGGAGATTGTGAGGGAGCTTTTGAGAGTTGACCAAGGACTTTGCAGGTTAGAGGGGAGAAATAAGTGGACTCCTCTTCATTTTGCAGCCAGCAGAGGATGGTCAAACCTCGTCAAAGATTTTCTCCTGGTTTGTCCTCAGAGTCTTGAAGATGTAACTGTTCAAAAAGAAACTTCTCTGCATCTTGCCATTAAGAATAGTCAATTTGAAGTAGTTGATGTTATGTTGGCATggattaaagaaaagaaaagagatgatatACTGAATATGAGAGATGAATTTGGTAATTCAGTTCTTCATCTAGCAACTTGGAGAAGACACCGACAG GTAGTGGAATGGTTAATCGGCTTTGGAAATACCACAACAGGAGGTACTTTGGTAGTAAATTCTGTAAACAAGAGTGGCCTCACTGCCCTCGATTTGCTTCTAATATTCCCAAGCGAAGCAGGCGACAGGGAAATTGATGAGCTCCTTCGCAAAGCTGGAGCTAAGAGAGCAAACGACACGCTCTTCTCTTCTTCACCATCGTCTTTCGAATACAACACTAATCAACAAACCATGGAAACCCATTGCACCAGCGAGAGTGAAGATGATTTATTGTACTTCAGGTTCAAAAAGGGTAGAGACTCACCAAGCGATGCCAGGAATGCCCTCTTGGTTATGGCAGTTTTAATGGCCACAGCAACGTTTCAAGTGGGAATTAACCCTCCAAGCGGTGTTTGGCAGGACAGTGACCCAAATGGGAATGGCACTACCCCAAAACACGTAGCTGGGAGCTCAATTTTGGGGTCATACAGTCAAGTTTCGTTTACCTTATTCGTGGTTTTCAACTCCCTTGGACTCTCCCTCTCACTTTACATGATTACCATCCTCACAAAGAATCTACCTATGCAGTTGGAGTTTCAATTATGTGTAACTGCACTATATTTTACTTATTACACTGGATTGACCAGCATGGCGCCCCTAAATGGTATCAGGACCGTCATCGTAGTATTATCAGGAGTTTTGCCTCCTACTATTCCTCACTTAGTCAAGCTTACTAGGCTAATTATTATGAAGAGTAAAATAGTTCTACAATATCTCTCGAAATCTTTATGTTGA
- the LOC133795799 gene encoding uncharacterized protein LOC133795799 — MVGLLPCNQNITVESTAEENNTTDQSNTGTKVVADQFSPGPSPHCHRPGDLIIREPQPEDQCRPTIPTQSGNGKAIQPERDLSSSSDDEDDFLNQILNSDPEMFRHYNVHPALKRKSGEGSGSTPPSKVSRTVPPSQRRQPEGLIALPQLTPSSLPPSASLTPTRSASSSEVLRIASGLGKELLEETTHDTSMLQSFESLPRLSVEVVLRRGLAQLMNSLVTISHAQLRAVDYKELIKVLNDQLVDAQAKVETLTASEKDSKSKLEQSEKTVAEQEESLRRLADGNDKLTQTNKSLTDRLEKLTGENEGLARENEGLIRENEELKQEKEADLTRYEEIYFNCFYQVWKLNKHLNLDFLTEEIKAEKLAKCEARAAEEATNLAGATSTSPTLSLRPEGAAEAEEGVDQPARADQ, encoded by the exons atggtgggtCTGCTACCATGTAACCAAAACATCACAGTGGAGAGTACTGCTGAGGAGAATAAcacaactgatcagtccaacaCCGGCACTAAGGTGGTggctgaccagttttctcctggaccATCTCCTCACTGCCATAGACCAGGCGATCTcatcattagggagcctcagccaGAGGATCAGTGCAGACCTACTATTCCCACCCAGTCCGGGAATGGAAAGGCCATCcagcctgaaagggacctgagcTCATCATCCGACGACGAGGATGACTTCCTCAATCAgatcctcaactcag atccagagatgttcaggcaTTACAACGTCCATCCTGCCCTAAAGAGGAAGTCTggagaaggaagtggctccactccCCCGAGCAAGGTCTCGAGGACAGTACCGCCCAGCCAAAGGAGACAGCCTGAGGGGTTGATTGCACTTCCGCAGTTGACTCCTTCCTCGCTTCCTCcctctgcgagcctaactcctaccCGCTCAGCTAGCTCGAGTGAGGTCCTCCGCATTGCTAGCGGCCTCGGAAAAGAACTACTCGAGGAAACTACCCATGATACTTCAATGCTCCAAAGCTTCGAATCACTTCCTCGGCTTAGCGTTGAAGTCGTCTTAAGAAGAGGGCTTGCTCAATTGATGAAT TCTCTTGTCACCATTAGTCACGCTCAACTCCGAGCAGTTGAttataaggagttgatcaaggtcctaaatgatcaactagtggacgCCCAAGCTAAAGTGGAAACTCTAACTGCTTCGGAGAAAGATTCCAAATCCAAGCTGGAGCAGTCAGAGAAGACTGTGGCTGAGCAAGAGGAGTCTCTTAGGaggttggctgatgggaatgatAAACTAACCCAAACCAACAAGTCACTGACTGATCGGCTAGAGAAACTGACTGGTGAGAACGAGGGGTTGGCTCGCGAGAACGAGGGACTGATtcgcgagaatgaggagctgaagcaggAGAAAGAAGCTGATCTTACTCGCTACGAAGAAATCTACTTCAACTGTTTTTATCAGGTGTGGAAACTAAACAAGcatctcaacctcgactttctcaccgaGGAGATTAAGGCAGAAAAGCTTGCTAAATGTGAGGCtagggctgctgaggaagctaCTAATCTTGCCGGCGCCACATCTACTTCTCCCACGTTGTCACTCCGACCGGAAGGAGCAGCTGAAGCTGAGGAAGGGGTTGACCAACCTGCCAGAGCCGACCAGTGA